Proteins co-encoded in one uncultured Draconibacterium sp. genomic window:
- a CDS encoding tetratricopeptide repeat protein, which yields MTPKAELFGRIEDYCLDLLNKHEREEFEKELELNQELREEVELHKNIQSAVLEMDVLDLKGKLEEIQTNSARNGKLSGSFELLDDFNEFEEATSELTPEELIESFESLPKVHVYQHERTSNENIHHYYKEQNGSEQVVMEDDLNGFDMEGLEGLEEAVLETDILNLRETLQQVAKSVEPQYSVEDIDAYLDGEMGADILAEFEGELNQNELLQSEVNLHKELEMAVAENDVMGLRSELRNIMESETSWNVSEQAIEDFIDGVLEESLLEEFSAELKENTDLMAEVALRENINSAVSETDIMGLRQKLKDARDESEKKEVKSIIMPRIEIGTTKFWRSSVAVILVVVGLFGVMRMNTNTLDNSYDKYFESTTWASERSVDSNVGILQQAQMYFQQNEFQKTIDLLNNATVKSDEQFVPQFYKGLSYQNLNKYPKAVTEYTKVIDHGNNMFIEEAEWYKALCYLKMNKRAEAKKELLAVIDRKGHYEKDAKAILRKLRYSFK from the coding sequence ATGACACCTAAAGCAGAATTATTTGGACGCATTGAAGATTACTGTTTAGATCTTTTAAACAAACACGAGAGAGAAGAATTTGAAAAAGAATTAGAGTTAAACCAGGAGTTAAGAGAAGAAGTTGAACTTCACAAAAATATCCAGTCTGCCGTTTTGGAAATGGATGTTCTTGATCTTAAAGGGAAACTCGAAGAAATTCAAACAAACAGTGCACGAAATGGCAAGTTAAGCGGATCTTTCGAGCTGTTAGACGACTTCAACGAATTTGAAGAAGCCACATCAGAGTTAACACCCGAAGAACTTATTGAAAGTTTCGAATCGCTCCCCAAAGTTCATGTATATCAGCATGAACGTACCAGCAACGAAAACATACACCATTATTACAAGGAACAAAATGGTTCAGAGCAAGTCGTTATGGAAGATGACCTGAACGGTTTTGATATGGAAGGTCTGGAAGGACTTGAAGAGGCTGTTTTGGAAACAGACATTTTGAACTTGCGCGAAACATTGCAGCAGGTTGCAAAATCGGTTGAACCACAATATTCAGTTGAAGATATTGACGCATATCTTGACGGAGAAATGGGCGCCGATATCTTGGCAGAATTTGAAGGTGAGTTGAACCAAAATGAACTATTACAATCAGAAGTTAATCTGCACAAAGAGCTTGAAATGGCTGTTGCGGAGAACGATGTAATGGGGTTGAGAAGTGAGTTAAGAAATATCATGGAGTCTGAAACATCGTGGAATGTTAGTGAGCAAGCCATTGAAGACTTTATTGATGGAGTACTGGAGGAAAGCTTGTTAGAAGAATTCAGTGCCGAATTGAAAGAAAATACAGATCTGATGGCAGAAGTGGCACTTCGCGAAAATATAAATTCTGCTGTATCTGAAACGGATATAATGGGTTTACGTCAGAAACTGAAAGACGCAAGAGACGAATCCGAGAAGAAAGAGGTAAAATCGATAATAATGCCACGTATCGAAATTGGGACCACGAAATTCTGGCGTAGTAGTGTAGCCGTTATTTTAGTCGTGGTTGGTTTATTTGGCGTAATGCGAATGAATACCAATACGCTTGACAATTCATACGATAAATACTTTGAGTCGACAACATGGGCATCTGAACGTTCGGTTGACAGTAATGTGGGTATATTACAACAAGCTCAAATGTATTTTCAACAGAATGAGTTTCAGAAAACTATCGATTTGTTGAATAATGCAACGGTTAAATCTGATGAGCAATTTGTTCCGCAGTTTTATAAAGGATTGAGTTATCAGAATTTAAATAAATACCCGAAAGCAGTTACCGAGTACACTAAAGTTATTGATCACGGAAATAATATGTTTATCGAGGAAGCCGAGTGGTATAAAGCACTTTGTTATCTGAAAATGAATAAAAGGGCAGAGGCGAAGAAAGAATTGCTTGCAGTTATTGATCGTAAAGGTCATTACGAAAAAGATGCTAAGGCAATTTTAAGAAAGCTCAGGTACTCTTTCAAATAA
- a CDS encoding sigma-70 family RNA polymerase sigma factor, which produces MINYTDAQILKGILRHDNLILQYIYKQYYYKVNYFIKKNQGSEDDASDIFQEAIIVIYRKLKENDLIFEKSSFQGYLFSVCRFLWLKQLEKRRIEKEKLNDSLPFQEDLYDDNLVELVDKNQKYGLYQKHFKTLSTDCQKLLQMFFEKVPLKEIAKIMGYKSEKYAKTRKYKCKELLIKRIKQDTEFKKILEDDT; this is translated from the coding sequence ATGATAAATTACACGGATGCGCAAATCCTGAAAGGAATCTTAAGGCACGATAATTTAATTTTGCAGTACATATACAAACAGTACTACTATAAAGTAAATTATTTCATTAAGAAAAACCAAGGAAGTGAGGACGATGCCAGTGATATTTTTCAGGAAGCTATTATCGTAATTTACAGAAAATTAAAGGAAAACGATTTAATTTTCGAAAAGAGTTCTTTTCAAGGTTATTTATTCTCAGTATGTCGATTTTTGTGGTTAAAGCAACTGGAGAAACGACGGATTGAGAAAGAAAAGCTAAACGATTCATTACCGTTCCAGGAAGACCTTTATGACGACAACTTGGTAGAATTGGTAGATAAAAACCAAAAATATGGATTGTATCAAAAGCATTTCAAAACTTTGAGTACAGATTGTCAGAAGCTATTGCAGATGTTTTTTGAAAAAGTCCCGCTTAAAGAAATTGCAAAAATTATGGGATACAAATCTGAAAAATACGCTAAAACAAGAAAGTATAAATGTAAAGAACTGTTGATAAAGCGCATTAAGCAAGATACAGAATTTAAAAAGATACTTGAAGATGACACCTAA
- a CDS encoding class I SAM-dependent RNA methyltransferase, whose protein sequence is MKEYKLIAKTFSGLEDVLAKEVKRIGGKNVRRGKRAVFYDGGLELIYRSNYHLRAALRILKEIEHFNFKNVDQFYLKCKKIKWQNYFTVDQNFVINSVVVNSRDFRNSMFASLKVKDAIADYFRENFGKRPSVDTDNPDIIINVHIFQDNCTLSIDSSGESLHKRGYRVKQGEAPLNEVLAAGMIYISGWLGNSDFMDPMCGSGTLPIEAAMIAQNIPAAKFRKEFAFQLWNDFDPLLWEKVTEPVERREFRHKIYASDISGSNLLNAQTNARRALVFNKIQFACTDFKDLNINLNNATILTNPPYGERLRENDLDGLYSMIGERLKHQYAGNSAWILSSAFESLKFVGLKPSQRIDLFNGPLKCKYNNYRLFEGKGK, encoded by the coding sequence TTGAAAGAGTATAAATTAATTGCAAAAACCTTTTCCGGGTTGGAAGATGTTTTGGCTAAAGAAGTGAAGCGCATTGGCGGCAAAAACGTACGACGCGGAAAACGTGCCGTATTTTATGACGGTGGTCTTGAGTTAATCTACAGATCAAATTATCATCTTCGGGCAGCATTACGTATTCTAAAAGAAATTGAACATTTTAATTTTAAAAATGTCGATCAGTTTTATTTAAAATGCAAAAAAATAAAGTGGCAAAACTATTTTACTGTTGATCAGAATTTTGTGATTAATAGCGTTGTGGTTAACTCCCGTGATTTCAGAAACTCGATGTTTGCCTCGCTAAAAGTAAAAGATGCCATTGCCGATTATTTTCGCGAGAATTTCGGAAAACGTCCCAGTGTTGACACAGATAATCCTGATATTATTATAAACGTTCATATATTCCAGGATAACTGTACATTGTCGATTGACAGTTCAGGAGAATCATTACATAAAAGAGGTTATCGGGTAAAACAAGGTGAGGCACCTCTAAACGAAGTGCTTGCTGCCGGAATGATTTATATTTCAGGTTGGCTCGGAAATTCGGATTTTATGGATCCTATGTGCGGCTCAGGCACTTTACCTATTGAAGCGGCTATGATAGCACAAAACATTCCTGCTGCCAAATTCAGAAAAGAATTTGCCTTTCAACTTTGGAACGATTTTGATCCGTTGCTTTGGGAAAAAGTTACGGAACCGGTTGAAAGAAGAGAATTCAGGCATAAAATTTATGCATCGGATATATCAGGAAGTAATTTGCTAAATGCGCAAACCAATGCACGACGTGCTCTGGTGTTTAACAAAATACAGTTTGCATGCACTGACTTCAAAGATTTGAATATCAATTTAAACAATGCAACAATATTAACAAACCCACCTTATGGTGAAAGGTTAAGAGAAAATGACCTAGATGGTCTTTATTCGATGATTGGAGAGCGTTTAAAACATCAATACGCAGGGAATAGTGCATGGATACTTAGCTCAGCGTTCGAGAGCTTAAAATTTGTCGGATTAAAACCGTCGCAACGAATTGATTTATTTAATGGACCGCTAAAATGTAAGTATAATAATTATCGGTTATTTGAGGGCAAGGGAAAATAA
- a CDS encoding S41 family peptidase, which yields MAVTKIQHIKTIGLGIFLAFFLIGPVTTQAQNEVQENQVKFARLLRLVDGYYVDSSDISDLTEKAIVHLLEELDPHSTYISKEEVDKMNEPLKGNFEGVGISFNIYKDTLMVTTVIAEGPSEKVGLRAGDRIIEVDGENIAGIGLKNSDVFDLLRGEKGTKVDLTIARKGETRPLDFTIERDKIPIFSLDASYMLDESTGYIKLNKFSATTTDEFLSAMSELKKEGVQNLVLDLRNNGGGYLKSAIELADQFLTDDQLIVYTDGTNDPKRDYKATAKGSFEEGKVVVLVNEGSASASEIVSGAIQDWDRGIIIGRRSFGKGLVQKPFFLNDGSMIRLTTAHYYTPSGRCIQKPYEDGISEYRKDYANRISNGEMFSADSIHFDDELKHKTLVSGRNVYGGGGIMPDIFVPLDTSSHYAYFNKLRRKRVTYNFVLDYVDLHREDIVKQYPKFEEFNAKFEISDENIEQVVAKGIEEGIERDEESLSYLKDDLKRELKALIARDVYSKNDMYKILNEDDDAILKALEVFDNQDKYAALLVTVDTVD from the coding sequence ATGGCTGTAACAAAAATTCAACATATTAAAACAATTGGATTAGGGATATTTTTAGCTTTCTTCCTGATAGGACCTGTCACTACGCAGGCACAAAACGAAGTGCAGGAAAACCAGGTAAAATTTGCTCGTTTACTGCGCTTGGTTGATGGTTATTATGTCGACTCATCAGATATTAGCGACTTAACAGAAAAAGCCATTGTACATTTGCTTGAAGAGCTTGATCCGCATTCAACCTATATTTCGAAAGAAGAAGTGGATAAAATGAACGAGCCGCTTAAAGGAAACTTCGAGGGGGTTGGTATTTCATTTAACATTTATAAGGACACCTTGATGGTGACGACAGTAATTGCCGAAGGTCCTTCAGAGAAAGTTGGTCTGCGCGCAGGCGACCGGATTATTGAGGTTGACGGCGAAAACATTGCCGGAATAGGATTAAAAAACTCAGATGTTTTTGATTTATTACGAGGGGAAAAAGGCACTAAAGTTGATTTAACAATCGCCAGAAAAGGCGAAACCAGGCCACTTGATTTTACAATTGAAAGAGATAAAATTCCAATTTTTAGTCTGGATGCTTCTTACATGCTGGATGAGTCGACCGGTTATATAAAATTGAATAAATTCTCGGCAACAACTACCGATGAATTTTTATCGGCCATGTCGGAGCTAAAAAAAGAAGGAGTACAAAACCTTGTTCTGGATTTGCGAAATAACGGTGGAGGCTACCTGAAATCGGCCATTGAGTTAGCCGACCAGTTTTTAACCGATGATCAATTGATTGTTTACACCGACGGAACAAACGATCCGAAAAGAGACTATAAAGCTACAGCAAAGGGTTCTTTTGAAGAAGGTAAAGTTGTTGTTCTAGTTAACGAGGGGTCAGCGTCAGCAAGTGAAATTGTTTCGGGAGCTATTCAGGATTGGGATCGTGGTATTATAATTGGTCGTCGCTCGTTTGGAAAAGGATTGGTACAAAAACCATTCTTCCTGAATGACGGGTCGATGATTCGCTTAACAACGGCTCACTATTACACGCCAAGTGGCAGATGCATACAAAAGCCTTATGAAGATGGCATTAGCGAATATCGTAAAGATTATGCCAACCGAATTAGTAATGGAGAGATGTTTAGTGCCGACAGTATTCATTTTGATGATGAATTAAAACACAAAACACTGGTTAGCGGTCGCAATGTTTATGGGGGCGGTGGTATAATGCCTGATATTTTTGTTCCGTTGGACACATCTTCGCATTATGCTTATTTCAATAAATTAAGAAGAAAGCGTGTTACCTATAATTTTGTTTTAGATTATGTTGATCTTCATCGTGAAGACATTGTGAAGCAATATCCAAAATTTGAAGAATTCAATGCAAAATTCGAAATCTCGGATGAGAATATTGAGCAGGTAGTTGCTAAAGGTATCGAAGAAGGAATTGAGAGAGACGAAGAAAGTTTATCTTATCTTAAAGATGACCTCAAGCGCGAACTCAAAGCTTTAATTGCGCGCGATGTATACTCCAAAAACGATATGTACAAAATTTTGAACGAAGATGACGATGCTATATTAAAAGCTCTTGAGGTTTTTGATAATCAAGACAAATATGCAGCGCTTTTAGTTACAGTTGATACAGTTGATTAA
- a CDS encoding CHAT domain-containing tetratricopeptide repeat protein — protein MTIFKSLCFTFYTLFLAQSLLGSEEKKDSLILISNNIRQQGASLSYKGRHTEALDAFKRYLEYRKKIYGEENYYLASAYYSIGISYKNLGENEKALENYMLSEKNIFLRTPTNYRLLGNLYINIGNVYRAKLDYNNASKYFNQALTAYKTQIPADEYKIIDAYYAIAEVEFITENYQAVIDVAEKCYDSADTINQIYFDNILGGSHYNLNDNKKADYHYQHAIKLSMKYYGTSLDLAYAYMSYADFLSQINQFEKAIKELSEAYQILQDLNKKIGIEVFNYYQTEGNIYRDRTINTQGISRFKTEKKQNLLNAINSYKKGLTALKIDQNNPERLEINYQKVRSLLDCIVIIKAIGDVYLEIALLDNENRGIDFRENLDYALNCYNNTSNLIQQARKEISNDESKIQLSNLQYQTISKIIKTAYLAYNYSGDQEFMDIAFNNSEQLKSSALFDKIANELAQENSLIPDSLLDLERKLNNTIANYSELQYEELSYNEPDSSLLEEYNDKIFNASRQRDELDRYMEESYPDYYQLKYSNSTLSLNDIQDRLESKEAIVEYFLAEPTKERIENDSDTLTSLYTFFITSNNIEFQKKTLSNTETQALEETFRFMASTDYMFTHNEDTKQYCVSSHKLYNLLLAPFEQNLNEKHLTIIPDGKLNYISFDGLLKTLPDTTQAIRFNKLNYLIKNVNINYANSVNIFLKNKASKPKLRNHTLAFAPEYNSEEFKMTGASYKLAPLPGVQKEVDEIAKSVNTTIFRSKEATEQNFRKASGNFDILHLAMHAYINDSLPAYSRLAFSQSLDSTTLNNDGWLNTADIYNLDLNASMTVLSACNTGVGKLQKGEGLMSLARGFLYAGCPSVVMSLWEVEDAAGTKIMTSFYKYLKAGKTKDEALRLAKLKYLEESNSRLAHPHYWMSFKCIGDNSPVYTSYDLYFFAILILLIIAFSIDQGIRIKKARRNRQA, from the coding sequence ATGACAATTTTCAAAAGTTTATGTTTCACTTTTTATACATTATTCCTAGCGCAGAGCTTGCTTGGATCAGAAGAAAAAAAGGACTCATTAATACTGATATCCAACAATATAAGACAACAAGGAGCTTCATTAAGCTATAAAGGAAGACATACTGAAGCATTAGACGCATTTAAACGCTATTTAGAATACAGAAAAAAAATTTATGGAGAAGAAAATTATTATCTTGCTTCAGCATATTATTCTATCGGGATTAGCTATAAGAATCTAGGAGAAAATGAAAAAGCGTTGGAGAATTACATGCTGTCTGAAAAGAATATTTTTTTACGTACTCCCACAAACTATAGACTTTTGGGCAATCTGTATATTAATATTGGAAATGTATATCGAGCCAAATTGGATTACAACAATGCCTCAAAATATTTCAATCAAGCACTTACAGCTTATAAAACACAAATACCTGCAGACGAGTATAAAATTATAGACGCCTATTACGCTATTGCGGAGGTTGAGTTTATAACAGAAAACTACCAGGCCGTTATTGATGTTGCCGAAAAATGTTACGATTCTGCTGATACAATTAATCAAATTTATTTTGATAATATACTGGGAGGAAGTCACTATAACTTAAATGATAATAAAAAAGCTGATTACCATTATCAGCATGCAATTAAGTTATCTATGAAATATTACGGCACAAGTTTGGATTTAGCGTATGCCTATATGAGCTATGCTGATTTTCTTTCTCAGATCAACCAATTCGAAAAGGCAATAAAAGAGCTGTCTGAAGCTTATCAAATTCTCCAGGATCTTAATAAAAAAATAGGTATTGAAGTTTTTAATTATTATCAAACAGAAGGAAATATCTACAGAGATCGTACAATAAATACTCAGGGAATCAGTCGGTTTAAAACAGAAAAAAAACAGAACCTTTTGAATGCAATTAATTCCTATAAAAAAGGATTAACAGCTTTGAAAATTGATCAAAATAATCCAGAAAGATTAGAAATTAATTATCAAAAAGTACGTTCATTGCTTGATTGTATTGTAATAATTAAAGCAATTGGTGATGTGTATCTTGAAATTGCCCTCCTTGATAATGAAAATAGAGGCATTGATTTCAGAGAAAACCTCGACTATGCATTAAACTGCTATAACAATACCAGTAATCTCATCCAACAGGCGCGAAAAGAGATTTCGAACGATGAAAGTAAGATTCAGCTGTCGAACCTGCAATACCAAACCATAAGTAAAATTATTAAAACAGCCTATCTTGCCTATAATTACTCGGGTGATCAGGAATTCATGGATATTGCCTTTAACAATTCGGAGCAATTAAAAAGCAGTGCGTTATTTGATAAAATTGCCAATGAACTGGCGCAGGAAAATAGTTTGATCCCTGATAGCCTATTAGATCTGGAACGTAAATTAAACAATACCATCGCCAACTATTCCGAATTACAATACGAGGAATTAAGCTACAATGAACCTGATAGTTCGTTGTTGGAAGAATATAATGATAAGATTTTTAACGCATCGCGACAAAGAGATGAACTGGATCGTTATATGGAAGAAAGTTACCCCGACTACTATCAGTTAAAATACTCCAATTCTACCCTCAGCTTAAATGACATACAAGATAGGCTTGAAAGCAAGGAAGCAATTGTTGAATATTTTTTAGCTGAACCAACAAAAGAAAGAATTGAAAATGACAGTGACACCCTAACTTCGCTGTATACCTTTTTTATTACCAGCAACAATATTGAATTTCAAAAAAAGACACTAAGTAATACTGAAACCCAGGCATTAGAAGAAACCTTTCGGTTTATGGCTTCAACCGATTATATGTTTACACACAACGAAGATACAAAACAATACTGTGTTTCATCACACAAACTTTACAACCTATTGCTTGCTCCTTTCGAGCAAAATCTGAACGAAAAACACCTGACAATAATACCAGATGGCAAGCTGAATTATATTTCATTCGACGGATTATTAAAAACGCTGCCTGACACAACTCAGGCCATCCGGTTCAACAAACTAAATTACCTGATAAAGAATGTAAATATTAATTATGCCAATTCTGTAAACATTTTTCTGAAGAACAAAGCTTCAAAACCCAAACTGCGAAACCATACTCTGGCATTTGCTCCAGAATACAATTCTGAGGAATTTAAAATGACAGGCGCAAGCTATAAACTTGCACCTTTACCGGGCGTGCAAAAAGAAGTTGACGAAATTGCAAAATCAGTTAACACAACAATTTTCAGAAGTAAAGAAGCAACTGAGCAAAATTTCAGGAAAGCAAGTGGTAATTTTGACATTCTCCATCTGGCAATGCACGCATACATAAACGACTCACTACCGGCCTACTCACGCTTGGCTTTTAGTCAATCGCTTGACTCAACAACATTAAATAATGATGGATGGTTAAATACAGCAGATATTTACAATCTCGATTTAAATGCCAGTATGACTGTACTTAGTGCATGTAACACTGGTGTGGGCAAACTTCAAAAGGGAGAAGGACTAATGAGTTTGGCCAGAGGATTCTTATATGCCGGATGTCCATCGGTTGTAATGTCGCTTTGGGAAGTTGAAGATGCGGCCGGCACAAAAATAATGACCTCTTTTTATAAGTACCTGAAAGCAGGGAAAACAAAAGATGAAGCACTTCGGCTTGCAAAACTAAAATACCTTGAAGAATCGAATTCAAGACTTGCACACCCGCATTATTGGATGAGCTTCAAATGTATTGGCGATAATTCTCCGGTTTATACCAGTTACGATCTTTACTTTTTTGCAATTCTTATTCTTCTGATTATTGCGTTTTCAATCGATCAGGGAATTCGCATAAAAAAAGCCCGTCGTAACCGACAGGCTTAA
- the pnuC gene encoding nicotinamide riboside transporter PnuC, with translation MTDIVLEWLLGNYIEILGAILGLAYIFFSIKQHILTWPTGLLTSALYVVVFFNARLYADMGLQVYYVIISIYGWYFWLSGKKQNEKKVGVRSTRKILWLKLAVVSIALYALLLFILSNYTNSDVPHMDSVTTALSIVATWMLARKYIEHWLLWIFIDGFSAGLYIYKGLWATVILFVVYTVMALLGYIEWRKDLKNFEAKD, from the coding sequence ATGACTGATATAGTTTTGGAATGGCTCTTAGGTAATTATATTGAAATACTGGGAGCCATTCTTGGTTTAGCCTACATTTTCTTTTCTATTAAACAACACATTTTAACTTGGCCTACCGGATTATTAACCTCAGCACTTTACGTTGTTGTATTTTTTAATGCCCGGTTATATGCCGACATGGGACTTCAGGTTTATTATGTAATAATTAGTATTTATGGTTGGTATTTTTGGCTAAGCGGTAAAAAACAAAACGAGAAGAAGGTTGGCGTTAGAAGCACAAGAAAAATACTATGGCTTAAGCTGGCAGTCGTTTCAATTGCTCTTTATGCTCTACTTCTTTTTATTTTAAGCAATTATACCAATTCCGATGTTCCGCATATGGATTCAGTTACAACAGCACTTAGCATTGTTGCCACCTGGATGCTTGCAAGAAAATACATTGAACACTGGCTGCTTTGGATATTTATCGACGGATTTTCAGCAGGGCTATATATCTATAAAGGACTGTGGGCAACAGTTATTTTATTTGTCGTTTACACCGTTATGGCTTTATTGGGCTACATCGAGTGGAGAAAAGATCTAAAAAATTTTGAAGCAAAAGACTAA
- the guaA gene encoding glutamine-hydrolyzing GMP synthase — MQEKILILDFGSQYTQLIGRKVRELNVYCEIHPFNHFPEIDESVKGVILSGSPYSVRDEEAPRPDLSKIKGKLPVLGVCYGAQYLAHFYGGEVAPSNTREYGRANLGFIDHDSVLFENISLHSQVWMSHGDTIVKLPKNYKVIASTEDVNYAAYKIDEENTWAIQFHPEVYHTTEGKQLLQNFVTTICGCEQNWTPDSFVETTVQELKDQLGNDKVVLGLSGGVDSSVAGVLLNKAIGKNLTCIFVDNGLLRKNEFEDVLHSYENMGLNVIGVDARKKFWDDLAGVTDPEQKRKIIGRNFIEVFDEEAHKIQDVKWLAQGTIYPDVIESVSVNGPSATIKSHHNVGGLPEKMKLKVVEPLNLLFKDEVRRVGAALNIKKELLGRHPFPGPGLGIRILGDVTQEKVHMLQEADAIFINGLKSWGLYDEVWQAGVMLLPVQSVGVMGDERTYENTVALRAVTSTDGMTADWVHLPYDFMAKMSNEIINKVRGINRVVYDISSKPPATIEWE, encoded by the coding sequence ATGCAGGAAAAGATTTTAATCCTTGATTTTGGTTCTCAATACACTCAATTGATTGGACGCAAGGTCCGCGAACTAAATGTTTATTGCGAAATTCATCCTTTTAACCACTTTCCGGAAATTGACGAGAGCGTAAAAGGTGTGATCCTTTCGGGTAGTCCATATTCGGTTCGCGATGAAGAAGCACCTCGTCCCGATTTATCAAAAATTAAAGGTAAATTACCGGTATTGGGTGTTTGTTACGGAGCGCAGTATTTGGCACATTTTTATGGTGGCGAAGTGGCTCCTTCGAATACGCGCGAATACGGAAGAGCAAATCTGGGATTTATCGACCACGATAGCGTACTGTTTGAGAATATTAGTCTACACTCGCAGGTTTGGATGTCGCACGGCGATACCATTGTAAAACTTCCGAAAAATTATAAGGTAATTGCATCAACTGAAGATGTAAACTATGCAGCTTATAAAATTGATGAAGAAAATACATGGGCAATACAATTTCACCCCGAAGTCTATCACACCACTGAAGGAAAGCAATTGTTACAGAATTTTGTGACAACAATTTGCGGATGCGAACAAAATTGGACACCAGACTCATTTGTTGAAACAACGGTTCAGGAATTAAAAGATCAGTTGGGCAACGATAAAGTAGTTCTTGGTCTTTCGGGCGGTGTTGACTCGTCGGTTGCCGGTGTACTATTAAATAAAGCCATTGGAAAAAATCTTACCTGCATTTTTGTTGACAATGGATTGCTTCGTAAAAACGAATTTGAAGATGTTTTACATTCGTACGAAAACATGGGGCTGAATGTAATTGGCGTTGATGCCCGTAAAAAATTCTGGGACGATTTGGCCGGAGTTACAGATCCCGAACAAAAACGAAAAATTATAGGTCGCAACTTTATCGAAGTTTTTGATGAAGAAGCGCACAAAATACAAGATGTAAAATGGTTGGCGCAAGGAACAATTTATCCCGATGTAATTGAATCGGTATCGGTAAACGGGCCTTCTGCAACTATAAAATCGCACCACAATGTTGGCGGTCTTCCTGAAAAAATGAAGTTAAAAGTGGTTGAGCCGCTCAACCTTCTATTTAAAGATGAAGTGCGTCGTGTTGGTGCTGCTTTAAACATAAAAAAAGAACTGCTGGGTCGTCATCCCTTCCCTGGACCGGGATTGGGAATTCGTATTCTTGGCGATGTTACTCAAGAAAAGGTTCATATGCTACAGGAAGCCGATGCCATTTTTATTAATGGATTAAAAAGCTGGGGGCTGTACGACGAAGTTTGGCAGGCCGGTGTAATGTTGCTGCCTGTTCAATCTGTAGGTGTTATGGGCGATGAGCGTACTTATGAAAATACCGTTGCTTTGCGCGCCGTTACATCAACCGATGGAATGACTGCCGACTGGGTACATCTTCCCTACGATTTTATGGCAAAAATGTCGAACGAAATCATTAACAAAGTTCGTGGAATTAACCGCGTAGTTTACGATATTAGTTCGAAACCACCTGCAACAATTGAGTGGGAATAG
- the epsC gene encoding serine O-acetyltransferase EpsC yields the protein MTNNAIDQKILETVTKLSNPESYKLVCHKHMMGDPLPSNKQLKRIINLVREILFPGYFGTTTLKTTITPHYMGVYVDELLEMLTREILAGLCFECTDESEQRVEKHRTDAQEKAVAFIEFLPEIRRRLVADVEATFLNDPAAKNFGEVIFSYPGIRAMTNYRIAHKLQQLDVPLIPRFITEMAHSETGIDIHPRAQIGESFTIDHGTGVVIGSTCIIGDNVKIYQGVTLGAKSFPLDDDGNPIKGIPRHPILENNVVIYAGATILGRVTVGENSVIGGNVWVTNDLPANSRVVQKRPRDIPFMDGAGI from the coding sequence ATGACAAATAATGCCATAGACCAAAAAATTTTAGAAACAGTAACCAAGCTGAGCAACCCTGAATCGTATAAATTAGTTTGTCATAAACATATGATGGGAGATCCTCTGCCATCAAATAAACAATTGAAACGAATTATTAATCTGGTACGCGAGATTCTATTCCCTGGCTATTTCGGAACAACTACTTTGAAAACCACCATAACTCCACATTATATGGGAGTTTATGTTGATGAGTTGCTTGAAATGCTTACCCGAGAGATTTTGGCAGGACTGTGTTTTGAGTGTACCGACGAGTCGGAACAAAGAGTTGAAAAGCATCGCACAGATGCACAGGAAAAAGCAGTCGCATTTATCGAATTTTTGCCGGAAATAAGGCGCAGATTAGTTGCTGATGTTGAGGCTACTTTTTTGAATGATCCGGCTGCAAAGAACTTTGGCGAGGTTATTTTTAGCTATCCTGGAATCCGGGCCATGACAAATTACCGGATTGCACACAAACTTCAGCAACTTGACGTTCCGCTTATCCCCCGTTTTATTACAGAGATGGCACACAGCGAAACCGGAATAGATATCCATCCACGCGCTCAAATTGGTGAGAGTTTTACGATTGACCATGGTACGGGAGTAGTTATAGGATCAACATGTATTATTGGCGATAATGTAAAAATATACCAGGGAGTTACCTTAGGCGCAAAAAGTTTTCCACTCGACGATGATGGCAACCCGATTAAAGGGATTCCTCGTCACCCCATTTTAGAAAACAACGTAGTTATATATGCTGGCGCAACCATTTTGGGCCGCGTAACTGTTGGCGAAAATTCTGTTATCGGGGGCAATGTGTGGGTAACCAACGATCTTCCTGCCAATTCTCGTGTAGTGCAAAAACGCCCGCGAGATATTCCTTTTATGGACGGAGCAGGTATTTAA